Proteins found in one Chitinophagaceae bacterium genomic segment:
- a CDS encoding DNA adenine methylase, translating into MRYYGAKTKLLPFIESVVKKTGVNGTSNFVDLFAGTSAVGRHFKKLGYTVISNDTLEFSYAIAKTYIELNEEPQFKKLKSHLKLKNGNEVLFDYLNKLKIRKKGFMFENYSPNGGRQYFTDENAQRIDTFRFLIEEWKDEKKISELEYYYLITSLLRGVNLTSNVSGTYGAFLKTWDKRALNPLKMEAVEIIPSKNKNKAYKRDANELIKEIHSDILYLDPPYNARQYASNYFILELIAEGWFKETPKIYGETGMREYDHQKSKYCSKTSALIALEDLILNSSKAQYIVLSYNNEGVIPQGAIQQVLGRIGTVETFTENHKRYKSINQTVEDPQLTFESLFLVQPKKTVNKTNNLTGKEWLQNSFSIWRDLGKTEEEKKLHHPAIFTIKLVSKLIDTFCKPNGGKILDCFAGSGTTLIAGLKKEKEVIGFDLSSEYKQQFIKRATNSYNIPIYGLDNKYLVSDSRKLSEKVEANSIDLCVTSPPYWDILNRQRTADMKENKNYSDSTEDLGNIEDYNEFVSSLKSVCNEVYKVAKPKGYFIVNVMDLRKKDKFFPLHIDTARIAQEAGFSFEDILIWDRQHEYNNMRPLGYPFKFIVNKVHEYLL; encoded by the coding sequence ATGAGATATTACGGAGCAAAAACAAAGTTACTTCCATTCATTGAGAGTGTCGTCAAAAAGACAGGCGTGAACGGCACTTCCAACTTTGTTGACCTTTTCGCAGGGACTTCGGCTGTTGGCAGACACTTCAAAAAACTTGGCTATACAGTAATCTCAAACGACACTCTTGAATTTTCATACGCTATTGCAAAGACCTACATTGAGTTGAACGAAGAACCTCAGTTCAAAAAACTGAAATCTCACCTCAAACTGAAAAACGGAAACGAAGTTTTGTTTGACTACTTGAACAAACTCAAAATCCGTAAGAAAGGATTTATGTTTGAAAACTACTCTCCTAATGGCGGCAGACAGTATTTCACAGACGAAAATGCTCAACGTATTGACACATTTCGTTTTCTGATTGAAGAGTGGAAAGACGAAAAGAAAATTTCCGAACTTGAATACTACTACTTAATTACTTCCCTACTTCGTGGAGTTAATCTGACAAGCAATGTTTCAGGAACTTACGGAGCATTTTTGAAAACTTGGGACAAGCGTGCATTGAATCCATTGAAAATGGAAGCGGTTGAAATAATCCCAAGCAAGAACAAAAACAAAGCATATAAGCGTGATGCAAACGAATTGATAAAGGAAATTCACTCCGATATTCTCTATCTTGACCCACCATACAACGCAAGACAATACGCCTCAAACTATTTCATTCTTGAACTAATTGCAGAAGGTTGGTTCAAAGAAACACCGAAAATTTATGGTGAAACAGGAATGAGAGAATACGACCATCAGAAATCAAAATATTGTTCAAAGACAAGTGCGTTAATCGCACTTGAAGATTTGATTTTGAATTCTTCAAAAGCACAATACATTGTTCTCAGTTACAATAACGAGGGAGTAATTCCGCAAGGAGCCATTCAACAAGTACTTGGAAGAATTGGAACAGTTGAAACTTTTACAGAAAACCACAAAAGATATAAAAGCATCAATCAAACAGTAGAAGACCCACAACTAACTTTTGAAAGCCTTTTTCTTGTTCAGCCAAAAAAGACAGTCAACAAAACAAACAACTTAACAGGCAAAGAATGGTTGCAAAATTCTTTCAGCATTTGGCGTGACTTAGGAAAGACAGAAGAAGAAAAAAAATTACACCATCCTGCAATTTTCACAATCAAATTAGTTTCAAAATTGATTGACACATTCTGTAAACCGAATGGAGGGAAAATTTTGGACTGCTTCGCAGGTTCAGGCACAACTCTTATTGCAGGATTGAAAAAAGAAAAAGAAGTTATCGGTTTTGATTTGAGTTCTGAATACAAACAACAATTTATCAAGAGAGCAACCAACTCATACAACATTCCTATTTACGGCTTAGACAACAAATATCTTGTAAGCGACTCAAGAAAACTATCTGAAAAAGTTGAAGCAAATTCAATTGACTTGTGTGTTACTTCTCCCCCCTATTGGGATATACTCAATAGACAGAGAACGGCAGATATGAAAGAAAACAAAAACTATTCCGACAGTACAGAGGATTTAGGAAACATTGAAGATTACAACGAGTTTGTTTCTTCTCTCAAATCGGTTTGCAATGAAGTTTACAAAGTAGCCAAACCCAAAGGTTACTTCATTGTGAATGTTATGGACTTGCGGAAGAAGGATAAATTTTTCCCATTGCACATTGACACAGCACGAATAGCACAAGAGGCAGGTTTTTCATTTGAAGATATTCTCATTTGGGATAGACAACACGAATACAACAACATGCGACCATTGGGCTATCCTTTTAAATTTATCGTGAACAAAGTTCACGAGTATCTTTTAAT